In Hymenobacter sublimis, a single genomic region encodes these proteins:
- a CDS encoding NAD(P)/FAD-dependent oxidoreductase — protein MTRVDYLLVGYGIAGATLAAELRARGYQVLVLDTFQPDSASRVAAGLMNPVAGKRFALAWRADELLPAAAVFYQAQEQRLGQRFFFELPILKLFSSVGEQNTIIARSADQPWQDFVEDPGAELPARPGVRQALGGLRIRRGGYVRVEELLSALAAEGEREGWLRHETFDWSQLVAQPDGSLTYAGRVQAQHVVCCEGAAAVHNPYFQWLPITPNQGEVLDVECAGLPELEVLNKGAYVVPLGEHRFRVGATYRWPPFAEGITAEARQELSQRLHDMTDQSFRVTGQRAGVRPAVRDRKPLLGTHPALPNVHIFNGLGSKGVMMAPRLAQVLADWLEKGIEPWPEVNIRRYFTLYSPGPASAGLATPAPRS, from the coding sequence ATGACACGCGTTGATTATTTATTAGTGGGTTACGGCATTGCCGGGGCTACCCTGGCCGCGGAGTTGCGGGCGCGCGGCTACCAGGTGCTCGTGCTGGATACTTTTCAGCCAGATTCGGCCTCGCGGGTAGCGGCTGGCCTGATGAACCCGGTAGCTGGTAAGCGTTTTGCCCTGGCCTGGCGGGCCGACGAGCTCTTGCCCGCCGCGGCCGTATTTTACCAGGCTCAGGAGCAGCGGCTAGGCCAACGGTTTTTCTTTGAGCTCCCCATTCTGAAACTCTTTTCTTCGGTAGGAGAGCAAAACACCATCATTGCCCGCAGTGCCGACCAACCCTGGCAGGACTTCGTGGAGGACCCGGGCGCCGAACTGCCGGCCCGGCCGGGCGTGCGGCAGGCGCTAGGTGGCTTACGCATTCGGCGCGGGGGCTACGTGCGGGTGGAAGAACTGTTGAGTGCGCTGGCTGCGGAAGGAGAGCGGGAAGGGTGGCTGCGCCACGAAACTTTTGATTGGTCCCAGCTTGTTGCCCAGCCGGATGGTAGCCTTACCTACGCCGGCCGCGTGCAAGCCCAGCATGTGGTGTGTTGCGAAGGTGCGGCAGCCGTCCATAACCCGTATTTTCAGTGGCTACCGATAACTCCTAACCAAGGGGAGGTGCTGGATGTGGAATGCGCCGGGCTGCCGGAACTGGAGGTACTCAACAAAGGTGCCTATGTGGTGCCGCTCGGGGAGCATCGGTTTCGGGTGGGAGCTACCTACCGCTGGCCTCCGTTTGCCGAAGGCATAACGGCCGAAGCCCGCCAGGAACTCAGTCAGCGCCTCCACGACATGACCGACCAGTCGTTTCGGGTGACGGGGCAGCGGGCCGGCGTGCGGCCTGCCGTACGCGACCGGAAGCCGCTGCTCGGAACCCATCCGGCGCTGCCGAACGTACATATTTTCAACGGCTTGGGCTCCAAAGGGGTCATGATGGCTCCTCGCCTGGCCCAGGTGCTGGCCGATTGGCTGGAAAAAGGCATCGAACCCTGGCCCGAAGTCAATATTCGGCGGTATTTTACGTTATATTCTCCGGGCCCAGCTTCGGCCGGCCTGGCTACTCCTGCTCCCCGCTCCTAG
- the pssA gene encoding CDP-diacylglycerol--serine O-phosphatidyltransferase, whose amino-acid sequence MKKHLPNAVTCLNLFSGCLALCHIFAGELETAAYFVGLAAVFDFFDGLLARVLHVSSPIGKDLDSLADMVSFGVVPGAFLFDLLRQAGADLPTWLPYVGFLVTVFSALRLAKFNNDTRQSDSFIGLPTPACTLVVASLPLIMAHDDLGITKLILNPWLLLALTVILSGLLVAELPLFALKFKSFRWQDNQVRFIFLLLSVGLLLVLGAAAIPLIILLYVLLSLLTRAKTA is encoded by the coding sequence TTGAAAAAACATCTTCCTAACGCCGTTACCTGTCTTAATCTGTTTTCCGGCTGCCTGGCCCTCTGCCACATTTTCGCGGGCGAACTGGAAACGGCCGCGTACTTCGTGGGGCTAGCCGCAGTTTTCGACTTTTTTGACGGCTTGCTGGCGCGGGTCCTGCACGTCTCCTCCCCCATCGGCAAAGACCTCGATTCCCTGGCTGATATGGTATCCTTCGGCGTGGTGCCGGGTGCTTTCCTGTTTGATTTGCTGCGCCAGGCCGGGGCCGATCTGCCCACCTGGTTACCTTACGTAGGCTTTCTGGTCACGGTATTCTCGGCCCTGCGGCTGGCTAAGTTTAATAACGATACGCGCCAGTCCGACTCCTTTATCGGCCTGCCTACTCCCGCCTGCACCCTGGTAGTAGCTTCCCTGCCCCTCATCATGGCCCACGACGACTTAGGGATAACCAAGCTTATCCTGAATCCCTGGCTCCTACTCGCGCTGACGGTGATTTTGTCGGGCTTGCTAGTAGCGGAGCTACCGTTGTTTGCCTTGAAGTTCAAGTCTTTCCGCTGGCAGGATAATCAGGTCCGCTTTATCTTTTTGCTGCTGAGCGTGGGGTTGCTACTGGTGCTAGGTGCCGCCGCTATTCCGCTCATTATTTTGCTGTACGTGCTGTTATCCTTGCTCACACGGGCCAAAACAGCTTGA
- the porU gene encoding type IX secretion system sortase PorU, translated as MRFFTCWLLLLLGISMGGPPARAQATEQVVRARIAWTGTEPVVIRGQQRRVPSFRGAFFRLNEQVGTYQLRLPGTVTEGNLRETVYEPVPAADARQLDLAALPTTPTTGLVTGLEQRQPVTLLALQPLRRNPQTGQAEKLVSFTYAYSRNANAQRPAAGTRTYARSSVLSQGDWFKIGVPGSGIYKLDKKALASLGLNVQALDPARLRLYGNAMGTLPQASQTFRPDDLAENPIRFVGDANATLDDNEYFLFYARGPHTWTRAGGAARFQHHLNPYTDTAYYFLTVGNTAGRRVAAAPAVTGSATARITTFTERQFYELELVNLAKSGRVWLGEQFSTSDQKSFSFTVPDLVAGTTVQVTASVAASSAAATFFQSSLNGQSATTQVVPGYYCTGGLGCYPEVANTNLTTLSYVVPASVPAAIKVDLTYNGSNDPAARGYLDYLELNARRQLRFAGSQLEFRSLENIAPGAISQYELANATGVTIWDVSNPRRPAEVVAPSGSFLARTDTVREFVAFSGSNFPAPRNFGRVANQNLHALNLDSKLELVVLTHPAFLAQANRLAAHRAAHDGLTTQVVTTNQVYNEFGSGGQDVTAIRDFMKMVYDRAPAGKRQYLLLFGDASYDYKADPTNQADQLPTWWKNRLPANADKINQNFVPVYESVESFDQIMGARPGSQGITYSSDDYYGLLDDTEGSWAPNSNNELLDIGVGRLPVRTTDQARLVVDKLLAYDSPVSYGKWRNRLSFVADDGDNNLFTTYTEQLTNPLDTLATAQGYNVYKHYLDMYPQVIVAAGQRSPAAEQSIDEAFEQGSLLINYIGHGGPKGWAEEQILTNSSVLRLRNSNRLSFLFTGTCDFSTYDNPEFTSAGEQSLTDIAGGAIGLFTTTRVVYADRNQNMAVEFFRDLFTPLANGNMPRIGDICQATKNAAVSGDNNRNYALLGDPSMRLAYPEQEAVVTEVNGKSASLAQLDTLKALRQVEIKGEIRRAGQRNARFAGTAQVQIFEKKSTVMTLGNEAGDKPTPIAVRENVLYDGPATVSNGQFKLQFVVPKDINYQVGLGKISLYAADPTARTDAHGQRFIPVGDAAQLAYRDTIPPRIQLFMDNETSFVFGGLTGTTTTLIGNLRDASGINTAGTGIGHDLTATLDGDPSKVTILNEFYTAKVDSFQAGQVKYLFKDLSPGPHELRVKAWDTWNNSAERAIEFIAAPTEKLALQHVLNYPNPFASATTFHFDHNRQGEELEVQVQIFTVSGKLVRTLQASALSSGPHVASISWDGRDEYQDQLARGVYVYRVSVRSPRDGSTASKFEKLVLLN; from the coding sequence ATGCGGTTTTTTACTTGCTGGTTGTTGCTTTTACTAGGGATAAGCATGGGCGGCCCACCGGCCCGGGCCCAGGCAACGGAGCAAGTTGTGCGGGCCCGTATTGCCTGGACGGGCACGGAACCAGTGGTCATCCGGGGTCAGCAGCGGCGGGTCCCTTCGTTTCGGGGCGCTTTTTTCCGCCTGAACGAGCAGGTCGGCACTTATCAGCTCCGGCTACCTGGCACCGTAACCGAGGGCAACCTGCGCGAAACCGTTTATGAGCCCGTACCGGCCGCCGATGCGCGCCAGCTGGACCTAGCGGCGCTGCCTACTACCCCAACCACTGGGCTGGTAACCGGCTTAGAGCAACGCCAGCCCGTGACGCTATTGGCCCTGCAGCCCCTGCGCCGCAACCCCCAAACTGGCCAGGCCGAAAAGCTCGTTTCCTTCACTTACGCTTATTCTCGGAACGCAAACGCCCAACGGCCGGCCGCCGGCACCCGCACCTACGCCCGTTCTTCCGTTTTAAGTCAGGGCGACTGGTTTAAGATCGGAGTTCCGGGTAGCGGCATCTATAAGCTTGATAAGAAGGCTCTGGCTAGCCTGGGGCTCAACGTGCAGGCCCTGGATCCGGCCCGCCTGCGCCTGTATGGCAACGCCATGGGCACCTTGCCCCAGGCCAGCCAAACCTTCCGGCCCGATGACCTGGCCGAAAACCCCATTCGTTTCGTAGGCGACGCCAACGCTACCCTCGACGACAATGAGTACTTTCTGTTCTATGCCCGCGGCCCCCACACCTGGACGCGGGCCGGCGGCGCGGCGCGCTTTCAGCACCACCTAAACCCCTACACCGATACGGCCTATTACTTCCTGACGGTGGGTAATACTGCCGGCCGGCGCGTTGCCGCGGCTCCCGCAGTTACGGGTAGCGCCACGGCCCGTATCACCACGTTCACGGAGCGGCAGTTTTACGAACTGGAATTGGTGAACTTAGCTAAATCGGGGCGAGTGTGGCTGGGGGAGCAATTCTCAACTTCCGACCAAAAATCGTTTTCCTTTACCGTACCCGATCTGGTAGCCGGTACTACGGTGCAGGTAACGGCATCGGTGGCGGCCTCATCGGCGGCGGCTACCTTTTTTCAAAGCAGCCTCAACGGACAGTCCGCCACTACCCAAGTAGTGCCGGGCTACTATTGCACCGGCGGCTTAGGATGCTACCCCGAGGTAGCCAACACCAACCTCACTACGCTAAGCTACGTGGTGCCTGCTTCGGTGCCGGCCGCCATTAAGGTAGACCTCACGTACAACGGCAGCAATGACCCAGCCGCTAGGGGCTACCTGGACTACCTAGAACTTAATGCCCGCCGCCAGCTCCGGTTCGCAGGCAGCCAGCTGGAGTTTCGCTCCCTCGAAAACATTGCCCCCGGCGCCATTAGCCAATACGAGCTAGCCAATGCTACTGGCGTTACCATCTGGGATGTCAGCAACCCGCGCCGGCCGGCCGAGGTAGTGGCTCCTAGCGGCAGTTTTCTGGCTCGCACTGATACTGTCCGGGAGTTTGTGGCCTTCAGCGGCAGCAACTTTCCGGCCCCCCGCAACTTTGGCCGGGTTGCTAACCAGAATCTGCACGCGCTGAACCTGGACAGCAAGCTGGAGCTGGTTGTTCTGACCCACCCGGCTTTCCTAGCGCAGGCCAACCGCTTAGCAGCTCACCGCGCCGCGCACGATGGCCTAACCACCCAAGTAGTCACGACCAATCAGGTGTACAATGAGTTTGGCTCCGGTGGGCAGGATGTTACGGCCATCCGGGACTTTATGAAAATGGTGTACGACCGGGCCCCGGCCGGCAAACGCCAGTACCTGCTACTGTTCGGCGACGCTTCCTACGACTACAAGGCCGATCCTACCAACCAAGCCGATCAATTGCCTACGTGGTGGAAAAATCGGCTCCCGGCCAACGCCGACAAAATCAACCAAAACTTTGTGCCGGTGTACGAATCGGTAGAAAGCTTCGACCAGATCATGGGCGCGCGGCCGGGCAGCCAGGGCATTACGTACTCCTCCGATGACTATTACGGCCTGCTCGACGATACCGAAGGCAGCTGGGCTCCCAACTCCAACAACGAATTGCTCGATATTGGCGTAGGCCGCCTACCCGTACGAACTACCGACCAGGCGCGGCTCGTCGTTGACAAACTGCTTGCTTACGACTCGCCGGTCAGCTACGGAAAGTGGCGTAACCGCCTTTCCTTCGTGGCCGATGACGGGGACAATAACTTGTTTACTACTTATACTGAGCAGCTTACGAACCCACTCGATACGCTTGCTACTGCCCAGGGCTACAACGTGTATAAACACTACCTCGACATGTACCCTCAGGTAATTGTGGCAGCGGGTCAACGCTCCCCAGCCGCTGAGCAGTCCATTGATGAGGCATTTGAGCAAGGTTCGCTACTGATTAACTACATCGGGCACGGTGGCCCTAAAGGCTGGGCTGAGGAGCAGATTCTGACGAATTCTTCGGTGTTGCGGCTGCGGAACAGCAACCGTTTGTCCTTCTTATTCACGGGCACCTGCGACTTCAGCACCTACGACAACCCCGAGTTTACCTCGGCCGGCGAACAGTCCCTGACCGACATTGCAGGCGGCGCTATTGGCTTGTTTACTACTACTCGGGTTGTGTATGCTGACCGGAACCAGAACATGGCTGTAGAATTCTTCCGCGACCTGTTCACGCCGCTCGCCAACGGCAATATGCCCCGTATTGGCGACATCTGCCAGGCTACCAAAAACGCAGCTGTATCCGGCGACAATAACCGTAATTATGCCCTGCTCGGTGACCCTTCCATGCGGTTGGCCTACCCCGAGCAAGAAGCTGTGGTGACAGAGGTAAATGGCAAATCAGCATCCCTGGCTCAGCTTGATACCCTAAAGGCACTGCGGCAGGTAGAAATCAAGGGCGAAATCCGGCGCGCGGGGCAACGCAACGCCCGTTTTGCGGGTACTGCTCAGGTACAGATATTTGAGAAGAAGTCCACGGTCATGACCCTCGGCAATGAAGCAGGCGATAAACCGACGCCGATAGCCGTGCGGGAGAACGTGCTCTACGATGGTCCTGCTACGGTCAGCAACGGTCAGTTTAAGCTGCAGTTTGTGGTGCCCAAAGACATCAATTACCAAGTAGGGCTGGGCAAGATCAGCCTGTATGCGGCCGACCCCACGGCCCGCACTGACGCCCACGGTCAGCGCTTCATTCCCGTGGGCGACGCGGCTCAGCTGGCTTACCGCGACACTATTCCGCCGCGTATCCAGCTGTTTATGGACAACGAAACCAGCTTCGTGTTTGGGGGCCTCACGGGGACTACCACCACGTTGATTGGCAACCTGCGCGACGCCAGCGGCATTAATACTGCAGGCACCGGTATCGGCCACGACCTCACCGCTACCCTCGACGGCGACCCTTCGAAGGTTACCATCCTCAACGAGTTCTACACGGCCAAAGTAGACAGCTTCCAGGCTGGCCAAGTAAAATACCTGTTCAAAGACCTCAGTCCAGGCCCCCATGAGCTGCGCGTGAAGGCTTGGGATACCTGGAACAACTCGGCCGAGCGTGCTATTGAGTTTATTGCGGCGCCCACCGAAAAGCTAGCCCTGCAACACGTTCTTAATTATCCGAATCCCTTTGCCAGCGCGACCACTTTCCACTTCGATCATAATCGTCAAGGCGAAGAATTAGAAGTACAAGTGCAGATCTTCACGGTATCCGGCAAACTGGTTCGCACGCTGCAGGCCTCGGCACTTAGCAGTGGCCCCCACGTGGCTTCCATCAGTTGGGATGGCCGCGACGAGTACCAAGATCAGTTGGCGCGCGGTGTTTACGTATACCGCGTTAGCGTCCGCTCGCCACGTGACGGTTCTACAGCTTCCAAATTTGAAAAGCTAGTTTTGCTTAACTAG
- a CDS encoding M16 family metallopeptidase, whose amino-acid sequence MLDRKVAPPVQPLARVTLPAADVFSLLNGARLHVLRNDAQPVVRLQVVFKAGKWYEPAPGISLLTARMLLEGTRTRTARQIADEIAFYGASLECEQGFDRATLTLYCLTRHLPKLLPLVLDVLTEATFPDPELEQLKTRTIQNVRVERQKSSYLAAEQFSHNLFGPTYPYGVKFNENLFRLVTATQLRTFHQQRYQLSRSEIFLCGDVADADQKLIGELLGTVVLSSEVKPTLPAVVLAASTLAQDYVLLKGSLQSSLRIGKLWPALSHSQTHELQVLVKVLGGYFGSRLMRNIREDKGLTYGIYASVNPREHASSFVIGSDVNTTNTEAAIKEIHFELSRLQTERIPDDELQTVKNYMAGKFANELSTVFEQCDKYMNLVFHDLPTAYYSEFVERIQDVQSSSLLTLAQEYLSINSMIEVVSGPRE is encoded by the coding sequence ATGCTCGACCGCAAAGTCGCTCCTCCCGTTCAGCCGCTGGCCCGCGTAACGCTGCCCGCGGCTGACGTGTTTTCGCTCCTTAACGGAGCCCGTCTGCATGTACTGCGCAATGATGCCCAGCCCGTAGTCCGTCTTCAGGTAGTATTCAAAGCCGGCAAATGGTATGAACCAGCTCCCGGTATTTCGCTGCTCACGGCGCGCATGCTGCTCGAAGGCACCCGCACGCGCACAGCCCGCCAAATTGCCGATGAAATAGCGTTCTACGGAGCCTCCCTAGAATGTGAGCAAGGGTTTGATCGGGCTACACTCACCTTATACTGCCTAACTCGTCACCTGCCGAAGCTACTTCCCCTAGTACTGGATGTACTAACGGAAGCCACGTTCCCGGACCCAGAGCTTGAACAGCTAAAGACTCGCACAATCCAGAACGTGCGGGTTGAACGTCAAAAATCCAGTTACCTAGCCGCTGAGCAGTTTTCGCATAACTTGTTTGGCCCTACGTATCCCTACGGCGTTAAATTCAATGAGAATCTCTTCCGTCTAGTTACTGCTACTCAACTTCGGACGTTCCATCAGCAACGGTATCAGCTGTCACGGAGCGAAATATTCCTGTGCGGTGATGTTGCAGATGCAGACCAAAAATTAATTGGTGAATTGCTGGGAACAGTGGTGCTCTCGTCAGAAGTAAAGCCCACCCTACCTGCTGTAGTACTAGCAGCAAGCACGCTAGCCCAAGACTATGTGTTACTGAAAGGCAGCCTACAGTCCTCATTGCGCATAGGGAAGCTTTGGCCCGCGCTAAGCCACTCGCAGACGCACGAATTGCAAGTATTAGTAAAAGTGCTAGGAGGCTACTTTGGATCACGCCTGATGCGAAATATCCGTGAAGACAAAGGTCTGACTTATGGCATCTACGCAAGTGTGAATCCGCGCGAACATGCTTCCAGCTTTGTTATCGGCTCAGATGTCAATACTACTAACACGGAAGCCGCCATCAAAGAAATTCACTTTGAACTGAGCCGCCTGCAAACTGAGCGTATTCCAGATGACGAACTGCAAACCGTCAAGAACTACATGGCCGGTAAGTTTGCCAATGAGCTCAGCACAGTGTTCGAACAATGTGATAAGTATATGAACCTTGTTTTCCATGATCTTCCAACTGCTTACTATAGCGAGTTTGTCGAAAGAATTCAAGACGTCCAATCAAGTAGCTTATTGACTTTGGCCCAAGAGTACTTATCTATTAACTCAATGATAGAGGTGGTATCCGGACCAAGAGAATAA
- a CDS encoding MBL fold metallo-hydrolase: MTVSGFTFNAFSENTYLLHDATGQCVIIDPGCYERAEQEALRSFIEKQGLQVVLLLNTHCHIDHVFGNQFVVDTYKVPFLIHEADLATLRSVPAYAPSYGFARYTPAEPTGFLTPGEPLRFGETELEVRFAPGHAPGHVIFYHAPSSTVIGGDVLFQSSIGRTDLPGGDHATLIASIKSQLLTLPDETVVYPGHGPATTIGQERRTNPFLK; encoded by the coding sequence ATGACTGTTTCTGGCTTTACCTTCAACGCCTTTTCTGAGAACACCTATTTACTGCACGACGCCACGGGCCAGTGCGTTATCATCGACCCCGGCTGCTACGAGCGGGCCGAGCAGGAAGCCCTGCGTAGCTTTATTGAGAAGCAGGGCCTGCAGGTGGTGTTGCTGCTGAATACCCACTGCCACATCGACCATGTTTTCGGTAACCAGTTTGTGGTGGACACTTATAAGGTGCCGTTTCTGATTCATGAGGCTGATTTGGCTACCCTGCGCTCGGTGCCGGCTTACGCTCCCAGCTACGGCTTTGCCCGCTACACTCCGGCTGAACCAACTGGCTTTCTGACGCCCGGCGAGCCATTGCGCTTCGGAGAAACAGAGCTGGAGGTACGATTTGCGCCGGGCCACGCGCCAGGCCACGTAATTTTCTACCATGCCCCAAGCAGCACCGTCATCGGGGGCGACGTGCTGTTTCAAAGCAGCATTGGCCGCACCGATTTGCCTGGCGGCGACCATGCGACTCTTATTGCCAGCATCAAAAGCCAGTTGCTAACCCTCCCCGACGAAACCGTTGTGTACCCCGGCCACGGCCCGGCCACCACCATCGGCCAGGAGCGCCGCACCAATCCATTTCTGAAGTAA
- the porV gene encoding type IX secretion system outer membrane channel protein PorV, which translates to MTLTKLTLRSMLLPGLLGLAATAQAQDRVIPITTAVPILTVSPDSRSGAMGEVGAAISPDANSAYYNPGKLGFVRYQHSVSTSYTPWLAGVANDMGLAYLSGTTKIGERATLAANLMYFDLGEIQYRTSTGAANGTFNPKEYAVSVGYGQKLSEKFGVGINARYIRSNLTGGNIDSNPGNAVAVDLGAYYNTDLTIGAGEYSLAFGGAVSNIGNKITYTDPNRPDFLPTNLKLGTAITKELDAYNKITLAFDVNKLLVPSPYFEDEVPSTDPRIIAENVERANYGIVRGITSSFSDSPDGFKGELREINLSGGLEYTYNDLLMARVGYFYENPNSGGRQYLSLGAGVRYQVFGVDGAYLVPNSRANPLAQTLRVSLHFNFNELSEAFGSSGDTSN; encoded by the coding sequence ATGACACTGACGAAACTGACCTTGCGCTCCATGCTGTTGCCGGGTCTGCTAGGCCTGGCTGCTACCGCCCAAGCCCAGGACCGGGTTATTCCAATTACTACCGCTGTTCCCATCCTGACGGTTAGCCCAGATTCGCGCTCAGGAGCCATGGGAGAAGTTGGTGCTGCTATCAGCCCAGATGCCAACTCAGCGTATTATAACCCAGGCAAATTGGGCTTCGTGCGCTACCAGCACAGTGTTTCTACCTCGTATACTCCTTGGCTAGCCGGCGTGGCCAATGACATGGGCTTGGCTTACTTGAGCGGAACGACAAAAATAGGCGAACGGGCTACGCTTGCCGCCAACCTGATGTATTTCGATCTGGGAGAAATCCAGTACCGGACTTCAACGGGAGCAGCCAACGGCACCTTTAACCCCAAGGAATATGCCGTGAGTGTGGGCTATGGGCAGAAGCTCAGCGAAAAGTTTGGAGTAGGCATCAACGCCCGCTATATCCGCTCTAACCTTACGGGAGGCAATATTGACAGCAACCCTGGTAATGCGGTTGCCGTGGATCTTGGCGCTTATTACAATACAGACCTTACCATTGGCGCCGGGGAGTATAGCTTGGCTTTTGGTGGCGCGGTTTCTAACATTGGCAATAAAATCACCTACACCGACCCCAATCGTCCTGACTTTCTACCAACCAACCTGAAGCTAGGTACTGCCATCACGAAAGAGCTGGACGCTTATAATAAGATTACGCTGGCATTCGACGTCAACAAGTTGCTAGTACCCAGCCCTTATTTTGAAGATGAGGTACCTTCGACTGACCCACGTATCATAGCAGAAAATGTGGAGCGGGCTAACTATGGTATTGTCCGCGGTATTACAAGCTCCTTCAGCGACTCTCCCGACGGTTTTAAAGGAGAACTGCGCGAGATAAACCTTTCTGGCGGCCTTGAGTACACGTATAATGATTTGCTGATGGCCCGGGTAGGCTATTTCTACGAGAACCCTAATAGCGGGGGCCGTCAGTATCTGAGCCTCGGAGCTGGCGTCCGCTACCAAGTATTTGGGGTTGATGGCGCCTACCTGGTACCCAATTCCAGAGCTAATCCTTTAGCCCAAACATTACGCGTGTCGTTGCACTTTAACTTCAATGAACTGAGCGAAGCCTTCGGCAGCTCCGGCGACACGTCCAACTAA